In Onychostoma macrolepis isolate SWU-2019 chromosome 04, ASM1243209v1, whole genome shotgun sequence, one DNA window encodes the following:
- the LOC131538938 gene encoding kinesin-like protein KIF21A isoform X1 codes for MSSGQDESSVRVAVRIRPQLAKEKIEGCHICTFVTPGEPQVVLGKDKAFTFDYVFDMDSQQDSIYSNCTEKLIEGCFEGYNATIFAYGQTGSGKTYTMGTGFDVNITDEELGIIPRAISHLFRGIEERRQVATEQGRPVPEFKINAQFLELYNEEVLDLFDSTRDVEARKQRSNIKIHEDANGGIYTVGVTTRTVSSEAEMMQCLRLGALSRTTASTQMNVQSSRSHAIFTIHLCQVRVCASDNDTETDNRLVNGSSEINEFETLTAKFHFVDLAGSERLKRTGATGDRAKEGISINCGLLALGNVISALGDRSKRSTHVPYRDSKLTRLLQDSLGGNSQTVMIACISPSDRDFMETLNTLKYANRARNIKNKVMVNQDRASQQISALRTEIARLQMELMEYKTGKRMVSEDGLESINDMVHENSMLQTENNNLRVRVKAMQETIDAQRARLTQLLSDQANQTLARAGEGNEEIGNMIHNYIKEIEELRAKLLESEAVNENLRKNLSRASTRSSFYGPTSVTPSLLAPEKDATDIIEIAKKDLEKLKKKERKKKKRLQQMDEGAHEDLENVSVIKEEGPDNEQDKEASERANEEPEVDGSDHDEGEEAEGDEEEDEMEVDSSDESVSEEEKEDFQADLANITCEIAIKQRLIDELENSQRRLHTLKQQYEQKLMMLHSKIRDTQLERDRVLQNMGSVESCTEEKAKKIKSEYEKKLNSMNKEMQKLQSAQKEHARLLKNQSQYEKQLKKLQQEVSEMKKTKVVLMKQMKEHQDRTRATETRRNREIATLKKDHRKQEHLLRQLEAQKRQQELILRRRAEEITALRRQVRPASGKVNRKISLPEPLQESSSRTAPIRPQTAGATAPNGTRKYLMRTGGVYSTRTARIKWQSLERRISDIIMQRMTISNMETEMNRLLKQREELTKRREKVMRKRDKIASEDTDADRTVLSLNEEMESLTANIDYINDSIADCQANIMQMEEAKEEGDTVDVSAVISSCTLSEARVLLDHFLSMAVNKGLQAAQKESQIKVMEGRLKQTEINSATQNQLLFHMLKEKAELNPELDALLGNALQELGSVPSENGDESSSDESAQSPATEKSCLASDLMKLCGETKARNKARRRTTTQMELLYANTGDPDAPPEDFSAPLLHVVESPEGQKEPAPIPYLGDRDSVALTSSLASKTNAVSSARSPTATERKSLDRSPLSRRKAQDRSQNPAERTKTLDKQGPASPAQAARSSRAARLQCVHVAEGHTKPLLCVDSTDDLLFTGSKDRTCKVWNLVTGQEIMSLGDHPSSVVSVRYCSSLVFTVSTAYVKVWDIRDSAKCIRTLTSSGQVSQGDTCGSSSVAIPPGENQINQIALNPSGTFLYAASGNTVRMWDLRRFVSTGKLTGHLGPVMCLTVDQMGKGQDVVVTGSKDHTVKMFDVVEGAQGSISATHHFDPSHQDGLEALAIHGDSLFTAARDSCIKKWDLTRKQLQEQVEQTHSDLLSSLAVVPGSSAVMSGCKGGLLKFWHTDTLRALGEIRGHDSSVNDICTNSSQLFTASDDRTVKIWQVRGSLEDGLH; via the exons GATTCGTCCACAGTTGGCAAAGGAAAAGATAGAGGGATGTCACATCTGCACGTTTGTGACCCCTGGGGAGCCCCAGGTTGTTCTGGGAAAGGACAAGGCCTTCACGTTTGACTATGTTTTTGACATGGACTCGCAGCAGGACAGTATCTACAGCAACTGCACTGAGAAACTCATCGAAGGCTGTTTTGAAGGATATAATGCCACTATCTTCGCCTATGGACAG ACTGGTTCGGGAAAGACCTATACCATGGGAACAGGCTTTGATGTGAACATCACTGATGAGGAGTTGGGAATTATTCCACGGGCCATCAGCCACCTCTTTAGAGGCATCGAGGAGCGAAGACAGGTCGCCACAGAACAAGGGCGACCCGTACCTGAGTTTAAGATCAACGCCCAGTTCTTAGAG TTGTACAATGAGGAGGTGCTGGACCTGTTTGATTCCACTCGAGATGTGGAGGCCCGCAAGCAGAGATCCAACATTAAGATCCATGAGGATGCCAATGGAGGGATTTACACAGTGGGAGTCACAACACGAACTGTTAGCTCAGAAGCAGAG atgatgcagtGTCTCAGATTGGGCGCTCTGTCCCGCACCACCGCCAGCACTCAGATGAATGTCCAGAGCTCACGCTCTCATGCCATCTTCACCATCCACCTGTGCCAAGTTCGCGTCTGTGCCTCAGACAAT GACACGGAGACTGATAACAGACTGGTGAATGGCTCCTCAGAAATTAACGAGTTTGAGACGCTAACAGCTAAGTTTCACTTTGTGGATTTAGCTGGCTCTGAGCGACTGAAGAGAACAGGGGCCACAGGGGACCGAGCCAAAGAGGGCATTTCTATCAACTGTGGACTG TTAGCTCTTGGCAATGTTATCAGCGCTCTGGGTGACAGGAGCAAACGCTCCACACATGTGCCTTACCGTGACTCCAAGCTTACTCGCCTGCTTCAAGATTCTTTAGGAGGAAACAG TCAGACAGTGATGATCGCCTGCATCAGTCCATCAGATAGAGACTTCATGGAGACCCTTAACACGCTAAAATATGCAAACCGTGCTCGCAACATCAAGAACAAAGTGATGGTGAACCAGGACCGGGCCAGTCAACAGATCAGCGCTCTGAGAACAGAGATCGCTCGACTGCAAATGGAGCTCATGGAATATAAAACG ggcAAGCGTATGGTTAGTGAGGACGGTCTGGAAAGCATCAATGATATGGTGCATGAGAATTCCATGCTGCAGACAGAAAACAATAACCTGCGTGTACGAGTAAAGGCAATGCAGGAAACCATTGATGCCCAGAGAGCCAGACTCACCCAGCTACTCAGCGACCAGGCCAACCAGACCCTCGCCAGAGCAG GTGAAGGGAATGAAGAGATCGGAAACATGATCCATAATTACATCAAAGAGATTGAGGAGCTCAG GGCAAAGCTACTAGAGAGTGAGGCTGTAAATGAAAACCTGCGGAAGAACCTGTCCCGTGCCTCCACCCGCTCTTCATTTTACGGTCCAACCTCTGTTACCCCCAGCCTCCTTGCACCAGAAAAAGATGCCACAGACATCATTGAAATTGCAAAGAAAGACCTggagaaactgaagaaaaaggagaggaagaaaaagaagag ACTCCAACAGATGGATGAAGGTGCTCATGAAGACCTTGAGAACGTCAG TGTCATAAAGGAGGAGGGGCCAGATAATGAGCAGGATAAAGAGGCCTCCGAGAGAGCCAATGAGGAGCCAGAAGTG GATGGGAGTGATCATGATGAAGGTGAGGAAGCCGAGGGTGATGAAGAGGAGGATGAGATGGAGGTGGACAGCTCTGATGAGTCTGTCTCAGAGGAGGAAAAAG AGGACTTCCAGGCAGATCTGGCTAACATCACGTGTGAGATCGCCATCAAACAGCGGCTGATCGATGAACTGGAGAACAGTCAGAGACGTCTGCACACACTCAAACAACAGTACGAGCAGAAACTCATGATGCTGCATAGTAAAATCAGAGACACACAGCTGGAGAGAGACCGTGTGCTGCAAAACATGG GATCAGTGGAGTCATGTACAGAGGAGAAAGCAAAGAAGATAAAGTCAGAATACGAGAAGAAGTTGAACTCCATGAACAAGGAGATGCAGAAACTGCAGTCGGCACAGAAGGAACATGCACGCCTTCTGAAGAACCAATCACAGTACGAGAAACAGCTGAAGAAGCTACAGCAGGAAGTTAGTGAGATGAAGAAAACCAAG GTGGTTTTGATGAAACAGATGAAGGAACATCAGGACAGGACCCGAGCCACAGAGACCCGCCGCAACCGAGAGATCGCCACACTCAAGAAAGACCATCGCAAACAAGAG CACCTGCTAAGGCAGCTTGAGGCTCAAAAGAGACAGCAGGAGCTCATTCTGCGCAGGAGGGCAGAGGAG ATAACTGCCCTGAGGCGCCAAGTGCGACCAGCATCAGGCAAGGTTAACCGTAAGATCAGTTTACCAGAGCCTTTGCAGGAGTCTTCATCCCGTACGGCTCCTATCAGGCCACAAACTGCTGGGGCCACAGCTCCTAATGGGACAAG AAAGTACCTGATGAGAACAGGAGGAGTGTACTCTACCAGGACGGCGCGGATCAAATGGCAGTCGCTAGAGCGGCGCATTAGTGACATCATCATGCAGAGGATGACCATCTCCAATATGGAGACTGAAATGAACCGCTTGCTTAAG CAACGTGAGGAGTTGACAAAGCGCAGAGAGAAAGTGATGAGGAAGAGGGACAAGATCGCCAGCGAAGACACGGATGCCGACAGGACAGTTCTCTCTCTCAACGAAGAGATGGAGTCGCTGACCGCTAACATCGACTACATCAATGACAGCATTGCAGACTGCCAGGCCAACATCATGCAGATGGAAGAGGCCAAG GAGGAGGGAGATACAGTGGACGTCTCTGCTGTGATCAGCTCATGCACTCTATCAGAGGCCCGTGTCCTTCTCGACCACTTTCTCTCAATGGCAGTCAATAAG GGCTTACAAGCTGCACAGAAGGAGTCTCAGATCAAAGTGATGGAGGGCCGTTTGAAACAGACAGAGATAAACAGCGCCACACAGAACCAGCTGCTCTTCCACATGCTGAAGGAGAAAGCAGAGCTCAACCCTGAACTGGACGCTCTGCTCGGGAATGCTCTCCAAG AACTAGGTAGCGTGCCATCGG AAAATGGCGATGAAAGCAGCAGTGATGAATCAGCACAGAGTCCAGCCACAGAGAAGAG TTGTTTGGCTTCGGATCTCATGAAACTTTGTGGAGAAACCAAAGCCAGGAATAAG GCTCGCAGAAGAACCACCACCCAAATGGAGCTGCTGTATGCCAACACTGGTGACCCTGACGCCCCTCCAGAGGATTTCTCTGCCCCTCTGCTTCATGTAGTGGAGAGTCCAGAAGGACAAAAAGAACCGGCACCCATTCCCTACTTAGGGGACAGAGATTCAGTGGCCTTAACCTCTAGCTTAGCATCCAAGACAAATGCTGT CTCCAGTGCCAGATCTCCCACGGCTACAGAAAGGAAGTCTCTGGACCGCTCGCCTCTTAGCCGCAGAAAAGCACAGGACAGGagccagaaccctgcagaaagAACCAAAACCCTGGACAAACA AGGTCCGGCAAGCCCAGCTCAGGCAGCCCGCTCAAGTCGAGCAGCTAGActgcagtgtgtgcatgtgGCCGAGGGTCATACGAAACCCCTGCTGTGTGTGGACTCGACTGATGATCTGCTCTTCACCGGCTCAAAGG ATCGCACATGTAAGGTGTGGAACCTGGTAACGGGTCAGGAGATCATGTCTCTTGGAGATCATCCCAGCAGTGTAGTGTCTGTCCGATACTGTTCCAGCCTGGTCTTCACTGTCTCTACTGCTTATGTCAAAGTATGGGACATCCGTGACTCCGCCAAATGCATCCGCACCCTCAC ATCTTCTGGACAGGTGTCTCAAGGTGACACATGTGGAAGCAGTTCTGTTGCCATTCCTCCAGGAGAAAATCAGATCAATCAGATCGCCCTCAATCCTTCCGGAACATTCCTTTATGCTGCATCAGGCAACACGGTCAGGATGTGGGACTTGAGAAG ATTTGTATCTACTGGAAAACTGACGGGACATCTGGGGCCAGTAATGTGTCTTACGGTAGACCAGATGGGGAAGGGTCAAGATGTGGTCGTAACAGGCTCAAAAGATCACACCGTGAAG ATGTTTGACGTGGTGGAAGGCGCTCAGGGCAGCATCAGCGCCACACATCATTTCGACCCATCCCATCAGGATGGGCTGGAGGCTCTGGCCATTCACGGCGATTCACTTTTTACTGCTGCCAGAGACTCCTGCATTAAAAAATGGGACTTAACCCGCAAACAGCTACAAGAG CAGGTAGAACAGACTCACTCTGATCTCCTGAGCTCTCTGGCGGTGGTCCCTGGCTCCAGCGCTGTTATGAGCGGCTGCAAGGGCGGACTGCTCAAATTCTGGCACACAGACACGCTTAGAGCTCTGGGAGAAATAAGGGGTCATGACAGCTCTGTCAATGACATCTGCACAAACAGCAGTCAGCTCTTTACCGCCTCAGA TGACCGGACAGTCAAGATCTGGCAAGTGAGAGGATCTTTAGAGGACGGCCTTCACTGA
- the LOC131538938 gene encoding kinesin-like protein KIF21A isoform X3 produces MSSGQDESSVRVAVRIRPQLAKEKIEGCHICTFVTPGEPQVVLGKDKAFTFDYVFDMDSQQDSIYSNCTEKLIEGCFEGYNATIFAYGQTGSGKTYTMGTGFDVNITDEELGIIPRAISHLFRGIEERRQVATEQGRPVPEFKINAQFLELYNEEVLDLFDSTRDVEARKQRSNIKIHEDANGGIYTVGVTTRTVSSEAEMMQCLRLGALSRTTASTQMNVQSSRSHAIFTIHLCQVRVCASDNDTETDNRLVNGSSEINEFETLTAKFHFVDLAGSERLKRTGATGDRAKEGISINCGLLALGNVISALGDRSKRSTHVPYRDSKLTRLLQDSLGGNSQTVMIACISPSDRDFMETLNTLKYANRARNIKNKVMVNQDRASQQISALRTEIARLQMELMEYKTGKRMVSEDGLESINDMVHENSMLQTENNNLRVRVKAMQETIDAQRARLTQLLSDQANQTLARAGEGNEEIGNMIHNYIKEIEELRAKLLESEAVNENLRKNLSRASTRSSFYGPTSVTPSLLAPEKDATDIIEIAKKDLEKLKKKERKKKKSVIKEEGPDNEQDKEASERANEEPEVDGSDHDEGEEAEGDEEEDEMEVDSSDESVSEEEKEDFQADLANITCEIAIKQRLIDELENSQRRLHTLKQQYEQKLMMLHSKIRDTQLERDRVLQNMGSVESCTEEKAKKIKSEYEKKLNSMNKEMQKLQSAQKEHARLLKNQSQYEKQLKKLQQEVSEMKKTKVVLMKQMKEHQDRTRATETRRNREIATLKKDHRKQEHLLRQLEAQKRQQELILRRRAEEITALRRQVRPASGKVNRKISLPEPLQESSSRTAPIRPQTAGATAPNGTRKYLMRTGGVYSTRTARIKWQSLERRISDIIMQRMTISNMETEMNRLLKQREELTKRREKVMRKRDKIASEDTDADRTVLSLNEEMESLTANIDYINDSIADCQANIMQMEEAKEEGDTVDVSAVISSCTLSEARVLLDHFLSMAVNKGLQAAQKESQIKVMEGRLKQTEINSATQNQLLFHMLKEKAELNPELDALLGNALQENGDESSSDESAQSPATEKSCLASDLMKLCGETKARNKARRRTTTQMELLYANTGDPDAPPEDFSAPLLHVVESPEGQKEPAPIPYLGDRDSVALTSSLASKTNAVSSARSPTATERKSLDRSPLSRRKAQDRSQNPAERTKTLDKQGPASPAQAARSSRAARLQCVHVAEGHTKPLLCVDSTDDLLFTGSKDRTCKVWNLVTGQEIMSLGDHPSSVVSVRYCSSLVFTVSTAYVKVWDIRDSAKCIRTLTSSGQVSQGDTCGSSSVAIPPGENQINQIALNPSGTFLYAASGNTVRMWDLRRFVSTGKLTGHLGPVMCLTVDQMGKGQDVVVTGSKDHTVKMFDVVEGAQGSISATHHFDPSHQDGLEALAIHGDSLFTAARDSCIKKWDLTRKQLQEQVEQTHSDLLSSLAVVPGSSAVMSGCKGGLLKFWHTDTLRALGEIRGHDSSVNDICTNSSQLFTASDDRTVKIWQVRGSLEDGLH; encoded by the exons GATTCGTCCACAGTTGGCAAAGGAAAAGATAGAGGGATGTCACATCTGCACGTTTGTGACCCCTGGGGAGCCCCAGGTTGTTCTGGGAAAGGACAAGGCCTTCACGTTTGACTATGTTTTTGACATGGACTCGCAGCAGGACAGTATCTACAGCAACTGCACTGAGAAACTCATCGAAGGCTGTTTTGAAGGATATAATGCCACTATCTTCGCCTATGGACAG ACTGGTTCGGGAAAGACCTATACCATGGGAACAGGCTTTGATGTGAACATCACTGATGAGGAGTTGGGAATTATTCCACGGGCCATCAGCCACCTCTTTAGAGGCATCGAGGAGCGAAGACAGGTCGCCACAGAACAAGGGCGACCCGTACCTGAGTTTAAGATCAACGCCCAGTTCTTAGAG TTGTACAATGAGGAGGTGCTGGACCTGTTTGATTCCACTCGAGATGTGGAGGCCCGCAAGCAGAGATCCAACATTAAGATCCATGAGGATGCCAATGGAGGGATTTACACAGTGGGAGTCACAACACGAACTGTTAGCTCAGAAGCAGAG atgatgcagtGTCTCAGATTGGGCGCTCTGTCCCGCACCACCGCCAGCACTCAGATGAATGTCCAGAGCTCACGCTCTCATGCCATCTTCACCATCCACCTGTGCCAAGTTCGCGTCTGTGCCTCAGACAAT GACACGGAGACTGATAACAGACTGGTGAATGGCTCCTCAGAAATTAACGAGTTTGAGACGCTAACAGCTAAGTTTCACTTTGTGGATTTAGCTGGCTCTGAGCGACTGAAGAGAACAGGGGCCACAGGGGACCGAGCCAAAGAGGGCATTTCTATCAACTGTGGACTG TTAGCTCTTGGCAATGTTATCAGCGCTCTGGGTGACAGGAGCAAACGCTCCACACATGTGCCTTACCGTGACTCCAAGCTTACTCGCCTGCTTCAAGATTCTTTAGGAGGAAACAG TCAGACAGTGATGATCGCCTGCATCAGTCCATCAGATAGAGACTTCATGGAGACCCTTAACACGCTAAAATATGCAAACCGTGCTCGCAACATCAAGAACAAAGTGATGGTGAACCAGGACCGGGCCAGTCAACAGATCAGCGCTCTGAGAACAGAGATCGCTCGACTGCAAATGGAGCTCATGGAATATAAAACG ggcAAGCGTATGGTTAGTGAGGACGGTCTGGAAAGCATCAATGATATGGTGCATGAGAATTCCATGCTGCAGACAGAAAACAATAACCTGCGTGTACGAGTAAAGGCAATGCAGGAAACCATTGATGCCCAGAGAGCCAGACTCACCCAGCTACTCAGCGACCAGGCCAACCAGACCCTCGCCAGAGCAG GTGAAGGGAATGAAGAGATCGGAAACATGATCCATAATTACATCAAAGAGATTGAGGAGCTCAG GGCAAAGCTACTAGAGAGTGAGGCTGTAAATGAAAACCTGCGGAAGAACCTGTCCCGTGCCTCCACCCGCTCTTCATTTTACGGTCCAACCTCTGTTACCCCCAGCCTCCTTGCACCAGAAAAAGATGCCACAGACATCATTGAAATTGCAAAGAAAGACCTggagaaactgaagaaaaaggagaggaagaaaaagaagag TGTCATAAAGGAGGAGGGGCCAGATAATGAGCAGGATAAAGAGGCCTCCGAGAGAGCCAATGAGGAGCCAGAAGTG GATGGGAGTGATCATGATGAAGGTGAGGAAGCCGAGGGTGATGAAGAGGAGGATGAGATGGAGGTGGACAGCTCTGATGAGTCTGTCTCAGAGGAGGAAAAAG AGGACTTCCAGGCAGATCTGGCTAACATCACGTGTGAGATCGCCATCAAACAGCGGCTGATCGATGAACTGGAGAACAGTCAGAGACGTCTGCACACACTCAAACAACAGTACGAGCAGAAACTCATGATGCTGCATAGTAAAATCAGAGACACACAGCTGGAGAGAGACCGTGTGCTGCAAAACATGG GATCAGTGGAGTCATGTACAGAGGAGAAAGCAAAGAAGATAAAGTCAGAATACGAGAAGAAGTTGAACTCCATGAACAAGGAGATGCAGAAACTGCAGTCGGCACAGAAGGAACATGCACGCCTTCTGAAGAACCAATCACAGTACGAGAAACAGCTGAAGAAGCTACAGCAGGAAGTTAGTGAGATGAAGAAAACCAAG GTGGTTTTGATGAAACAGATGAAGGAACATCAGGACAGGACCCGAGCCACAGAGACCCGCCGCAACCGAGAGATCGCCACACTCAAGAAAGACCATCGCAAACAAGAG CACCTGCTAAGGCAGCTTGAGGCTCAAAAGAGACAGCAGGAGCTCATTCTGCGCAGGAGGGCAGAGGAG ATAACTGCCCTGAGGCGCCAAGTGCGACCAGCATCAGGCAAGGTTAACCGTAAGATCAGTTTACCAGAGCCTTTGCAGGAGTCTTCATCCCGTACGGCTCCTATCAGGCCACAAACTGCTGGGGCCACAGCTCCTAATGGGACAAG AAAGTACCTGATGAGAACAGGAGGAGTGTACTCTACCAGGACGGCGCGGATCAAATGGCAGTCGCTAGAGCGGCGCATTAGTGACATCATCATGCAGAGGATGACCATCTCCAATATGGAGACTGAAATGAACCGCTTGCTTAAG CAACGTGAGGAGTTGACAAAGCGCAGAGAGAAAGTGATGAGGAAGAGGGACAAGATCGCCAGCGAAGACACGGATGCCGACAGGACAGTTCTCTCTCTCAACGAAGAGATGGAGTCGCTGACCGCTAACATCGACTACATCAATGACAGCATTGCAGACTGCCAGGCCAACATCATGCAGATGGAAGAGGCCAAG GAGGAGGGAGATACAGTGGACGTCTCTGCTGTGATCAGCTCATGCACTCTATCAGAGGCCCGTGTCCTTCTCGACCACTTTCTCTCAATGGCAGTCAATAAG GGCTTACAAGCTGCACAGAAGGAGTCTCAGATCAAAGTGATGGAGGGCCGTTTGAAACAGACAGAGATAAACAGCGCCACACAGAACCAGCTGCTCTTCCACATGCTGAAGGAGAAAGCAGAGCTCAACCCTGAACTGGACGCTCTGCTCGGGAATGCTCTCCAAG AAAATGGCGATGAAAGCAGCAGTGATGAATCAGCACAGAGTCCAGCCACAGAGAAGAG TTGTTTGGCTTCGGATCTCATGAAACTTTGTGGAGAAACCAAAGCCAGGAATAAG GCTCGCAGAAGAACCACCACCCAAATGGAGCTGCTGTATGCCAACACTGGTGACCCTGACGCCCCTCCAGAGGATTTCTCTGCCCCTCTGCTTCATGTAGTGGAGAGTCCAGAAGGACAAAAAGAACCGGCACCCATTCCCTACTTAGGGGACAGAGATTCAGTGGCCTTAACCTCTAGCTTAGCATCCAAGACAAATGCTGT CTCCAGTGCCAGATCTCCCACGGCTACAGAAAGGAAGTCTCTGGACCGCTCGCCTCTTAGCCGCAGAAAAGCACAGGACAGGagccagaaccctgcagaaagAACCAAAACCCTGGACAAACA AGGTCCGGCAAGCCCAGCTCAGGCAGCCCGCTCAAGTCGAGCAGCTAGActgcagtgtgtgcatgtgGCCGAGGGTCATACGAAACCCCTGCTGTGTGTGGACTCGACTGATGATCTGCTCTTCACCGGCTCAAAGG ATCGCACATGTAAGGTGTGGAACCTGGTAACGGGTCAGGAGATCATGTCTCTTGGAGATCATCCCAGCAGTGTAGTGTCTGTCCGATACTGTTCCAGCCTGGTCTTCACTGTCTCTACTGCTTATGTCAAAGTATGGGACATCCGTGACTCCGCCAAATGCATCCGCACCCTCAC ATCTTCTGGACAGGTGTCTCAAGGTGACACATGTGGAAGCAGTTCTGTTGCCATTCCTCCAGGAGAAAATCAGATCAATCAGATCGCCCTCAATCCTTCCGGAACATTCCTTTATGCTGCATCAGGCAACACGGTCAGGATGTGGGACTTGAGAAG ATTTGTATCTACTGGAAAACTGACGGGACATCTGGGGCCAGTAATGTGTCTTACGGTAGACCAGATGGGGAAGGGTCAAGATGTGGTCGTAACAGGCTCAAAAGATCACACCGTGAAG ATGTTTGACGTGGTGGAAGGCGCTCAGGGCAGCATCAGCGCCACACATCATTTCGACCCATCCCATCAGGATGGGCTGGAGGCTCTGGCCATTCACGGCGATTCACTTTTTACTGCTGCCAGAGACTCCTGCATTAAAAAATGGGACTTAACCCGCAAACAGCTACAAGAG CAGGTAGAACAGACTCACTCTGATCTCCTGAGCTCTCTGGCGGTGGTCCCTGGCTCCAGCGCTGTTATGAGCGGCTGCAAGGGCGGACTGCTCAAATTCTGGCACACAGACACGCTTAGAGCTCTGGGAGAAATAAGGGGTCATGACAGCTCTGTCAATGACATCTGCACAAACAGCAGTCAGCTCTTTACCGCCTCAGA TGACCGGACAGTCAAGATCTGGCAAGTGAGAGGATCTTTAGAGGACGGCCTTCACTGA